Proteins encoded in a region of the Paenibacillus wynnii genome:
- a CDS encoding energy-coupling factor transporter transmembrane component T family protein: protein MSSEKLLLGRTIETGSWVHKLDARGKIIGMLLYVAVILLSHSWQTMALLAVFSISIMASTRIPLKYFVKAAKPLRYLMLFIFIVQVLSIKEGEVWLTLGSFSLHQEGLRLGAFSVIRMLFLVSFTALLTFTTTPGKLNQGLEGILSPLKKIGMSPDRLTLMIGIALRFIPTILDESQIIMKAQASRGADLAELPLKEKARMLVSLLVPVISSAFRRAQDLVYSMEARGFRMDAPRTRYHRLSWGFADTVFICMFIVMGLAVAIL from the coding sequence ATGAGTAGCGAGAAACTGTTGCTGGGGCGTACTATTGAGACGGGGTCATGGGTACACAAGCTGGATGCACGCGGAAAAATTATCGGAATGCTATTATATGTTGCTGTTATTTTGCTCTCCCATTCCTGGCAGACAATGGCGCTGCTCGCAGTGTTCTCCATTTCAATAATGGCTTCCACGAGAATTCCGCTTAAGTATTTTGTGAAAGCTGCGAAACCGCTGCGTTACCTGATGTTATTTATCTTTATTGTTCAGGTGCTGTCCATTAAAGAGGGAGAGGTATGGCTTACCCTCGGGTCATTCTCGCTGCATCAGGAGGGACTGCGTTTGGGTGCATTTTCAGTGATCCGAATGCTCTTTCTCGTCTCTTTTACAGCGCTGCTGACCTTTACAACGACACCGGGTAAGCTGAATCAGGGGCTTGAGGGCATTCTTTCACCGCTCAAAAAGATCGGGATGTCTCCGGACAGACTTACCTTGATGATTGGTATTGCCTTGCGCTTCATTCCTACCATTCTGGATGAATCGCAGATTATTATGAAGGCACAAGCCTCGCGCGGTGCGGATCTGGCAGAGCTGCCCTTGAAGGAAAAAGCGCGGATGCTTGTCTCGCTGCTCGTGCCTGTCATTTCCAGTGCTTTTCGCCGTGCGCAGGATTTAGTGTATTCCATGGAAGCTCGGGGCTTCCGCATGGATGCGCCGCGTACCCGGTACCACCGCTTAAGTTGGGGTTTTGCAGATACTGTTTTTATTTGTATGTTTATCGTGATGGGGTTGGCTGTAGCAATACTGTAA
- a CDS encoding ATP-binding cassette domain-containing protein, which translates to MIETNRLQNSEAEEQPAVITLSGVSFGYDPKQLIFQDISLSIPQGQWVSLVGANGCGKSTLVKLLNALLPKSGGEIVVCGLQLNEENIGAIRQNIGMVFQNPDNQFIGATVEEDILFGLEGLCLEPTEMGRRLQVYTDKLGIAHLLDKHPGELSGGQKQRVAIASILAMEPGIVIFDEASSMLDEGSRNELLDILQRVCAEGNYTILMITHDADEILASDRVLALCGGRLAADMTPAELFSNDDLLDKCNLRMPFSWQLARELQKAGINTGVPASEKELIEKLWP; encoded by the coding sequence ATGATTGAAACGAATAGATTACAGAATTCCGAAGCAGAAGAACAACCTGCAGTTATTACTTTAAGCGGGGTATCGTTTGGGTACGATCCGAAACAGCTCATTTTTCAAGATATCTCTCTCTCCATACCTCAGGGGCAATGGGTTAGCCTGGTCGGTGCAAACGGATGCGGTAAGTCAACACTCGTTAAGTTGTTGAATGCACTGTTGCCTAAGAGTGGCGGAGAAATCGTAGTTTGCGGACTGCAACTAAATGAAGAAAATATCGGGGCGATCCGACAAAATATAGGAATGGTATTTCAGAATCCGGACAACCAGTTTATTGGTGCAACCGTAGAGGAAGATATTTTATTCGGTCTTGAAGGTCTATGTCTGGAGCCTACCGAAATGGGACGCCGTTTACAAGTATATACCGACAAGCTAGGAATCGCTCACCTGCTGGACAAGCATCCGGGTGAATTATCCGGAGGACAGAAGCAACGTGTAGCTATAGCTTCCATTCTTGCTATGGAGCCAGGCATCGTCATCTTCGACGAGGCCTCTTCTATGTTGGATGAAGGAAGCCGAAATGAGCTGTTGGATATTCTGCAGCGTGTGTGTGCGGAGGGCAATTATACAATCCTTATGATTACCCATGATGCGGATGAGATATTGGCCTCAGACCGTGTACTGGCGCTGTGCGGAGGCAGACTTGCAGCGGATATGACGCCTGCCGAGCTGTTCAGCAATGATGACCTGCTGGATAAATGTAACTTACGTATGCCTTTTTCTTGGCAGTTGGCCCGTGAATTGCAAAAGGCTGGCATAAATACTGGCGTGCCTGCCAGTGAAAAGGAGCTTATAGAGAAGCTATGGCCATAG
- a CDS encoding energy-coupling factor transporter ATPase, whose amino-acid sequence MAIELQQVSYVYSDRSLWKQTALHNIDLTIPQGSIVGIAGATGSGKSTLLQLFNGILKPTEGTVKVLDVTLQAGEKSPKLMALRRRVGLVFQFPEQQMFEETVEKDLCFGPLNFGMSLEEAKERARKAMVAMGLDLELLERNPFRLSGGQMRKAAIASVLAMDPEIVVLDEPTATLDPVSRAELISLLERLCREQGRTIIIVTHRMDELLPIADSWIVLKEGQAAFQGSVQELASDPTILERCGLAIPQSLRYWRALADRFHLEGEVPRLTPKALAECIASLSSEISHTGIEKGDIHE is encoded by the coding sequence ATGGCCATAGAACTACAGCAAGTGAGCTATGTATACTCCGACCGAAGTCTATGGAAGCAGACTGCACTACATAACATTGACCTTACGATTCCGCAGGGTTCCATAGTCGGCATTGCAGGTGCGACCGGTTCCGGTAAGTCTACGCTGCTTCAACTGTTCAATGGGATTCTGAAGCCTACGGAGGGAACCGTGAAAGTGCTTGATGTAACTCTTCAGGCGGGAGAGAAATCTCCTAAGCTGATGGCGCTGCGGCGTCGTGTGGGCCTCGTCTTCCAATTTCCGGAACAGCAAATGTTTGAAGAAACGGTGGAGAAGGATCTATGCTTCGGGCCCCTTAATTTCGGGATGAGTCTGGAAGAAGCCAAGGAGCGCGCGCGTAAAGCAATGGTAGCTATGGGCCTCGATTTGGAGCTGCTCGAACGCAATCCGTTCCGCTTGAGCGGAGGGCAAATGCGCAAGGCGGCCATTGCTTCTGTATTGGCTATGGACCCGGAAATTGTTGTGCTCGATGAGCCTACGGCCACACTGGATCCTGTTAGCCGCGCAGAGCTTATTTCTTTGCTGGAACGTCTCTGCCGGGAACAAGGGCGGACTATCATTATAGTGACACACCGAATGGATGAACTGCTTCCTATTGCGGACAGCTGGATTGTGCTTAAGGAAGGGCAAGCTGCTTTTCAGGGAAGTGTTCAGGAGTTGGCCTCCGATCCTACCATTCTGGAGCGCTGCGGACTGGCAATACCGCAATCTCTCCGTTACTGGCGGGCACTTGCAGATCGTTTCCATCTGGAGGGCGAGGTTCCCCGATTGACACCGAAGGCACTTGCAGAATGTATCGCTTCCTTGTCATCTGAGATATCCCACACGGGGATTGAAAAGGGGGATATCCATGAGTAG
- a CDS encoding NusG domain II-containing protein, which yields MKRGDVLLISIVLVAALAFMAPRWFSSNDKGGPGKNLVANITVDGKQYRTIKLTKENQTIDIRTDRGYNIIKVHDYGIEMYDADCPDKVCLGFGFITLPKQTIVCLPHRVLVEIASASGEDEIDAYVQ from the coding sequence ATGAAACGTGGGGATGTGCTGCTGATTTCCATCGTTTTGGTTGCTGCTCTTGCTTTTATGGCGCCGAGATGGTTTTCCAGCAATGATAAGGGCGGACCAGGTAAAAACCTTGTGGCCAATATAACAGTAGACGGCAAGCAATATCGAACAATCAAGCTTACTAAAGAAAATCAAACGATTGATATTCGTACAGACCGTGGTTACAACATTATAAAGGTACATGATTATGGTATTGAAATGTACGACGCCGACTGTCCCGACAAGGTATGCCTCGGTTTCGGATTTATTACTCTGCCTAAGCAGACTATTGTTTGTCTGCCGCATCGGGTTTTAGTAGAAATCGCAAGTGCTTCGGGGGAGGACGAAATAGATGCCTATGTCCAGTAG
- a CDS encoding Gx transporter family protein, producing MPMSSSESATALKRTVIIAIFSAVAVVLGILEAQIPLVGMGLMPGAKLGFANIMILTCIYFLRGRDALLLVILKTLLTAFLLGTFSSLLFSLCGSLLSFLIMFLMVRFGRKKFSLIGISIAGGLAHNIGQLLAASVVFSSSSILYYLPLLLITGVVTGIAVGFAVRYLVDSLSKISLFEEFLDRTA from the coding sequence ATGCCTATGTCCAGTAGTGAGTCAGCCACAGCGCTGAAAAGAACTGTAATTATAGCCATTTTTTCTGCAGTAGCTGTAGTGCTGGGTATTTTGGAGGCCCAGATTCCCTTGGTTGGAATGGGGCTGATGCCCGGCGCTAAGCTTGGATTTGCTAATATCATGATTTTAACTTGTATTTACTTTTTACGCGGACGGGATGCTCTCCTGCTGGTTATTCTGAAGACTTTGCTTACCGCCTTTCTACTTGGTACTTTCTCAAGTTTGCTCTTCAGTCTATGCGGCTCCTTGCTCAGTTTTCTTATAATGTTCCTGATGGTACGATTTGGCCGCAAGAAATTCAGTCTGATAGGTATCAGTATTGCCGGAGGTCTGGCGCATAATATAGGACAACTCTTGGCAGCATCTGTCGTATTTTCTTCATCAAGTATTCTATACTACTTGCCGCTGCTGCTCATCACTGGAGTGGTAACTGGGATTGCCGTAGGATTTGCAGTTCGGTATCTGGTGGATTCTCTGTCCAAAATATCGCTGTTTGAAGAGTTCCTGGATAGAACGGCCTAA
- a CDS encoding restriction endonuclease fold toxin: MIECSSLNQGFFLFSTTTATQPVKVNDNNIQSLLKQYGNEKGYTLYQGEINYNAQGLKFKQFTLAQGYDPETFEYINPQDRSAAYRKYDKEYFGNLQAEVDAYQGMVPMKVKVAAAFGEGMVDGAWKEMQGTAKFIGLAVTDKPAAANAVYNQLSDTAYAVSHPIKTVTSAYQSAVGTFNELKQMSPEARATVLGDKTGALAFDALLMKGAGGATKGLATEVKGVLKETAEATSRRLSQSGSSVALTTPEGVRITVKNSPGTEIQKIDFGKTEGAGDAGRYSGTLEKVNKPDAAADALADRIGGQSRVKFSGDSAGREFDAISDQYVAQSKPALQTVNKSVRDQMKATFEVAQETGRKVYYHFEGQPAQSVIDKLNEYSSRYGIDVVIDTKPLK, translated from the coding sequence TTGATCGAGTGCTCGTCACTCAATCAAGGTTTTTTTCTTTTCAGCACAACCACCGCCACACAACCAGTAAAGGTAAATGATAACAATATACAGAGTCTGCTTAAACAGTACGGAAATGAAAAAGGATACACCCTGTATCAAGGCGAAATTAATTACAATGCACAGGGGCTGAAATTTAAGCAATTCACACTGGCTCAAGGCTACGATCCGGAAACCTTTGAATACATTAACCCCCAAGACCGATCGGCGGCTTACCGGAAGTACGACAAAGAATATTTCGGTAATCTGCAAGCAGAGGTGGATGCATATCAGGGCATGGTTCCGATGAAAGTCAAAGTAGCAGCTGCTTTTGGTGAAGGCATGGTAGATGGAGCCTGGAAGGAAATGCAGGGTACAGCCAAATTCATCGGATTAGCGGTAACGGATAAGCCCGCAGCGGCCAATGCAGTGTATAACCAGCTAAGCGACACCGCATACGCCGTAAGTCATCCGATTAAAACGGTCACAAGCGCTTATCAGTCGGCAGTAGGAACGTTCAATGAGCTGAAGCAAATGTCGCCGGAGGCGCGCGCAACCGTGCTGGGGGATAAAACGGGAGCTTTAGCATTCGACGCTTTACTGATGAAGGGAGCGGGAGGAGCGACCAAGGGCTTAGCTACTGAAGTGAAAGGGGTACTAAAAGAAACGGCAGAGGCAACATCCCGCCGCCTCTCTCAGTCTGGTTCGTCTGTAGCGTTAACTACTCCAGAAGGCGTCCGCATAACCGTTAAGAATTCACCAGGTACAGAAATTCAGAAGATTGATTTTGGCAAGACTGAGGGGGCGGGTGATGCAGGTCGCTATTCAGGTACTTTAGAGAAGGTTAATAAACCTGATGCGGCGGCTGATGCACTAGCAGATAGGATTGGTGGTCAATCCCGTGTGAAGTTCTCCGGCGACTCAGCAGGTAGAGAGTTTGATGCTATCAGTGACCAATACGTTGCTCAGTCTAAACCTGCTTTGCAAACAGTCAATAAAAGTGTTCGCGACCAAATGAAAGCGACCTTTGAAGTGGCTCAGGAGACGGGGAGAAAGGTCTATTACCATTTCGAAGGGCAACCTGCACAATCAGTAATTGACAAATTGAATGAGTATAGCAGTAGATATGGAATTGATGTCGTGATTGATACTAAACCATTAAAGTAG
- a CDS encoding Imm7 family immunity protein, with protein MFEFHGWATVHESTTEADAGNLDLIAKNIQNFVANLHWDSGLLKVYPANGAYHLSVGGLLNRKGTEAEEIIKLFQFIAQQAPGSYGLLYTRDDEDIEGFDNEFRVFILARGRIEHKKDAFLSPFVPIVEDE; from the coding sequence ATGTTCGAATTTCATGGTTGGGCTACAGTCCATGAATCAACTACAGAAGCTGATGCAGGTAATTTAGATTTAATTGCTAAAAACATACAAAATTTTGTCGCGAATTTACATTGGGATAGCGGACTGCTAAAAGTCTATCCGGCAAACGGTGCTTATCATCTTTCTGTAGGTGGACTTCTGAATCGTAAAGGTACGGAAGCCGAAGAAATAATCAAGTTATTTCAATTCATTGCACAACAAGCCCCTGGTTCTTATGGATTGCTCTATACAAGGGATGATGAGGACATCGAAGGTTTTGATAATGAGTTTAGAGTTTTTATTTTAGCGCGAGGGAGAATAGAGCACAAAAAGGATGCATTTCTCTCTCCATTTGTTCCGATAGTTGAAGATGAGTAA
- a CDS encoding IS4 family transposase — MIGFMPVKVFFWWGLEINYNEQGLKFKQFTLAQGYDPETFEIHGRIFSNVDDLSDVAKSKITTSQRATLNQQERTYSHLTEMDLTGAQRDLVGDPVPKPGGGYYDHAGELHKVTETTGYEPDLKSCPHLLDQRFILVADRPYGKHERFDYNQEQKDRQYFVIRLRDNTTFQNPVLRERKRPFTGSVEQDLTCQLGKNKALTKNRFRVVILKDPKGNPVILATNLHWHSAEGIADIYKKRWQIEVFFRWIKQHLNIPKLFGRTPNAVYGQLYMGLLIYVLLKFLFDQGNAAVHLSARLTFADFDRLFTLQTLSPEWRIYLANVTFSAPIN, encoded by the coding sequence TTGATTGGCTTTATGCCTGTCAAGGTTTTCTTTTGGTGGGGGCTAGAAATTAATTACAATGAACAGGGGCTGAAATTTAAGCAGTTCACACTGGCTCAAGGCTACGATCCGGAAACCTTTGAAATACATGGCAGGATATTCTCAAACGTTGATGATTTATCAGATGTTGCAAAATCAAAAATCACTACTAGTCAGAGGGCTACTTTGAATCAACAGGAAAGAACATACTCACATTTAACCGAAATGGATTTAACAGGTGCACAGAGGGACTTAGTTGGTGACCCTGTTCCAAAACCAGGTGGAGGTTATTATGATCATGCTGGTGAGTTGCACAAAGTTACTGAAACAACGGGATATGAACCTGATCTAAAAAGTTGTCCTCATCTGCTGGACCAGAGATTCATTCTGGTCGCAGATCGGCCTTATGGTAAGCATGAACGGTTTGACTATAACCAGGAACAGAAAGACCGGCAGTATTTTGTGATTCGGCTTCGCGATAATACAACCTTCCAAAATCCGGTTTTACGAGAACGAAAACGTCCTTTCACGGGAAGCGTTGAGCAGGATTTAACCTGCCAATTGGGAAAAAACAAAGCACTCACAAAGAATAGATTTCGGGTAGTCATCTTAAAGGACCCTAAAGGCAATCCCGTCATTCTTGCCACAAATCTGCACTGGCATTCTGCCGAGGGAATTGCAGATATTTATAAAAAACGTTGGCAGATAGAAGTATTTTTCCGTTGGATTAAGCAGCATCTCAACATTCCAAAACTGTTTGGAAGAACGCCTAATGCAGTGTATGGACAGCTGTACATGGGTTTACTGATTTATGTTTTGCTTAAATTCCTGTTCGATCAAGGAAATGCAGCCGTGCATTTAAGTGCTAGACTAACATTCGCTGACTTTGACCGATTATTTACGTTGCAAACTTTATCGCCGGAGTGGAGGATCTATTTAGCTAATGTAACGTTTTCCGCTCCCATAAATTAG
- a CDS encoding alpha/beta hydrolase, which yields MWSLIGWLIIIVIAGVVAYSGFFFYKIAIRRAPKVFLSTNRDLKANPPVAGASWGEGQNWVSSQKIQNVEILSVDGLKLRAYMIPSSSAEGRTAIIAHGYSGKGKDMGAYAKIYAELLGYNVLIPDARGHGESEGNYIGFGWHERRDYLQWIRHLIGEMGPESKIVLHGVSMGGATVLMTSGEDLPPQVKVIVSDCAYTSVKAQLSYQLRRMYRLPGFPFVNSASLVTRLKAGYFFGEASALKQVQKAKVPILFIHGDADTFVPFSMMNELYEACRSPKEQFIVHGAGHGTSYDRDKTGYVSRVTNFVTKYM from the coding sequence GTGTGGAGTTTGATCGGATGGTTAATTATTATAGTTATAGCCGGGGTAGTGGCATATAGCGGATTCTTTTTTTACAAGATTGCTATTAGGCGGGCACCGAAGGTGTTTTTAAGTACGAATCGTGATTTGAAGGCTAATCCTCCGGTTGCCGGGGCTTCTTGGGGGGAGGGGCAGAATTGGGTATCCAGCCAGAAGATTCAGAACGTGGAGATCTTATCTGTTGACGGCTTGAAGCTTCGTGCCTATATGATCCCTTCCAGCAGTGCCGAGGGCCGCACGGCAATTATTGCACATGGTTATTCCGGAAAAGGTAAGGATATGGGGGCCTACGCCAAAATATACGCTGAGCTCTTGGGTTATAACGTTCTAATTCCTGACGCTAGAGGTCATGGGGAGAGCGAGGGGAATTATATCGGCTTTGGTTGGCATGAACGCCGTGACTATCTGCAATGGATAAGGCATCTCATTGGCGAGATGGGTCCCGAGTCGAAAATTGTCCTCCACGGAGTATCTATGGGCGGAGCAACGGTGCTGATGACCTCCGGAGAAGACCTGCCGCCGCAGGTAAAGGTCATCGTGTCGGATTGCGCCTATACTTCCGTTAAAGCTCAATTGTCTTATCAGCTGCGGCGTATGTATCGTTTGCCCGGCTTTCCTTTTGTGAACAGCGCCAGTCTGGTGACCCGGCTAAAGGCAGGCTACTTCTTTGGTGAGGCCTCTGCATTAAAACAGGTACAAAAAGCAAAGGTGCCCATTCTATTCATTCATGGAGACGCAGATACCTTTGTACCCTTTAGTATGATGAATGAGTTGTACGAGGCTTGTCGCAGTCCCAAGGAGCAATTCATCGTGCATGGTGCCGGACACGGAACCTCCTATGATAGAGATAAGACTGGTTATGTAAGTCGAGTGACAAACTTTGTAACAAAGTATATGTAA
- a CDS encoding ASCH domain-containing protein: MLCLTIRQPWATLIALGEKEFETRSWRTNHRGELAIHAGKKIDKAICRQEPFKSVLLKHGYTEDNLPVGVIIAKGLLEDCYEITHDGNGKGWVSGNEYAFGDYTEGRFAWKLADITPLIQPISAKGKLSLWEYPSVSNDQEA; this comes from the coding sequence ATGCTCTGTTTAACAATACGGCAGCCCTGGGCGACGCTAATTGCGCTTGGGGAGAAAGAATTCGAGACGCGTTCATGGAGAACGAACCATCGAGGAGAGCTGGCCATTCATGCCGGCAAAAAAATCGATAAAGCGATCTGCAGGCAGGAGCCTTTCAAATCTGTGCTATTGAAACATGGCTATACAGAGGATAATCTGCCAGTGGGAGTCATTATAGCCAAAGGTTTGCTGGAAGACTGTTATGAGATCACACATGATGGGAACGGCAAGGGCTGGGTCAGTGGGAATGAATACGCCTTTGGAGATTATACCGAAGGGCGTTTTGCTTGGAAGCTTGCGGATATCACACCTTTAATCCAACCTATTTCGGCCAAGGGGAAATTGAGTTTGTGGGAATATCCATCAGTTAGTAACGATCAAGAAGCCTGA
- a CDS encoding peptidase U32 family protein: protein MARYFNGKEIELLVPVGTFDIFKEVIQSACDAVYFGGPVLNMRMMRKGYNLSHEEIVEALAIAHGLGKKVYVTVNNLFSEEDVEEAREYLRFLDQAGPDALIVQDMAVLELIREMGLTVPIHASVMMNVHNLEMIYALRDLGVSRVVTSREMDLQTAKLLGQQSGMELEYFIHGDMCSVHGANCYFSSQVFGMSSNRGKCMKPCRWDYRIKKDGFVFPTEYPLAVKDMFMYEHLPELIQSGITSFKIEGRMHDKDFVVMLANSYGEAIDRYIEDPIGFDRTVDSKILHKNRKRDFSTAYAFGKPGLTNINRRYEGTGKFYSTGKVFSTPTAERELSEERVMELRERLSVEKRPTTAKPELAVRVNNMNQARVALELGVEHLYLSGDVFEPDRPFTKRDVEELGLIKGQTKLYLGLPRMMMELDFDQYDQLLGGGRLPIDGLLVTNLGAIRRYKSSGYPLVGDANLNIYNGLSAGLYAGLGLSRLTVSPEMTLEHFASFTSRSQLPLEVIVHGTPALMYMDHDLFENTEVMEPIGQEDNRYVSNDVLVLMTDKGENPVYRDQHGRCHLLFAKELCYLPMLDEMTAIGISCYRIEGSTYSEEQLREVIRTYQHKIKGTDDKEDLLGGMKPVYAGYTLGSLQFN, encoded by the coding sequence ATGGCACGTTATTTTAATGGCAAAGAGATCGAACTGCTTGTACCGGTAGGGACATTTGATATTTTTAAAGAGGTTATTCAATCGGCTTGTGATGCGGTCTACTTCGGTGGGCCTGTACTTAATATGAGAATGATGCGCAAGGGCTATAACCTGTCGCATGAAGAGATTGTCGAGGCGCTTGCTATCGCTCACGGTCTGGGCAAAAAGGTATATGTCACCGTTAATAACCTGTTCAGTGAAGAGGACGTGGAGGAGGCTAGAGAATATCTGCGTTTTCTCGATCAAGCCGGACCGGATGCCTTAATTGTTCAGGATATGGCAGTGCTGGAATTGATACGCGAGATGGGCCTTACTGTACCTATACATGCATCAGTCATGATGAATGTGCACAACTTAGAAATGATTTATGCTCTGCGGGATTTGGGTGTAAGCAGAGTGGTTACCTCCCGTGAAATGGACTTGCAGACTGCCAAGCTGCTGGGACAGCAGAGCGGAATGGAATTGGAATACTTCATTCATGGAGATATGTGCTCCGTGCACGGCGCGAACTGTTACTTCAGTTCTCAGGTATTCGGCATGAGCAGTAACAGGGGTAAATGTATGAAGCCATGCCGCTGGGATTACCGGATCAAGAAGGACGGCTTTGTGTTCCCAACAGAATATCCGCTTGCTGTTAAAGATATGTTTATGTATGAGCATCTTCCGGAGCTGATCCAGTCCGGTATCACTTCCTTCAAAATTGAGGGACGGATGCATGATAAGGATTTCGTTGTCATGCTAGCGAACAGCTATGGCGAAGCCATTGATCGATATATTGAGGATCCGATAGGGTTTGACCGTACAGTAGATTCCAAGATCCTGCACAAAAACCGTAAGCGCGACTTTTCAACAGCCTATGCTTTCGGGAAGCCTGGGCTCACTAATATTAACCGCCGGTATGAAGGTACAGGTAAGTTTTATAGTACGGGGAAAGTATTCAGTACACCGACTGCTGAACGGGAGTTATCGGAAGAGCGTGTAATGGAGCTGCGGGAACGTTTGTCTGTAGAGAAACGGCCAACAACAGCTAAGCCGGAGCTTGCCGTACGTGTCAATAACATGAACCAAGCACGGGTGGCCTTGGAGCTGGGCGTAGAGCACTTATATCTATCTGGCGATGTATTCGAGCCGGACCGGCCGTTTACGAAGCGTGATGTGGAAGAACTTGGCTTGATCAAAGGACAGACTAAGCTATATTTGGGTTTGCCGCGGATGATGATGGAGCTTGATTTTGACCAATATGACCAGCTTCTTGGCGGGGGACGGTTGCCAATTGACGGATTGCTGGTAACGAATCTGGGCGCCATTCGCCGCTATAAATCTTCGGGTTATCCTTTGGTTGGCGATGCCAATCTTAATATTTATAATGGTCTGTCTGCCGGCCTGTATGCTGGACTTGGACTTTCGAGACTTACCGTATCACCGGAAATGACGCTGGAGCACTTTGCATCCTTCACCTCCCGCAGCCAACTCCCGCTGGAAGTTATCGTTCACGGTACGCCAGCACTCATGTATATGGATCATGATTTGTTTGAGAATACCGAAGTTATGGAGCCTATTGGTCAAGAAGACAATCGTTATGTCAGCAATGATGTACTGGTTCTTATGACGGATAAAGGTGAAAACCCGGTATATCGTGATCAGCATGGTCGATGTCACCTATTGTTTGCTAAAGAGCTTTGTTATTTACCGATGTTGGATGAGATGACGGCAATTGGGATTTCCTGCTACCGTATTGAGGGATCTACCTATAGTGAAGAACAGCTGCGGGAAGTTATAAGAACTTACCAACATAAAATTAAGGGCACGGATGATAAAGAGGACCTGCTGGGTGGAATGAAACCGGTTTATGCGGGTTATACGTTAGGGTCCTTGCAATTTAATTAG
- a CDS encoding glycosyltransferase family 4 protein: MVTIRFARHYRAVHITNEIGGYIIGGIASFMNQLYEGREEDTGFIHMYDPAAIPDLAAELYPGDRDLAAIPLTETDRLASLSFDAAVIHYYGLSFVLDESILQGRPLIYVVHSVPTTEPFALEAPFGDNADVQTQFERCLFRANAIVCVSLAEADKLATLYPDMQPKIRVISNGMSFSNTGELVRDIRCERKVFGFLGRMDYRKGLLDCVKSFRDVDGELRVACGREDPQHLSEILLYREAAGLTEKVKFYGWCQGARKQSFLQSLDALIVPSLYEPFGYVVLEAMDVGVPILCSKRGGIAEIVGNYRFQFDPYEKGALEAAIRDFQEADEDVLREELSGLQRRKPYFTSERMRKAYGDLVKEVTAGTQ; this comes from the coding sequence ATGGTAACGATTAGGTTCGCAAGGCATTACCGGGCTGTTCATATTACCAATGAAATTGGAGGATATATTATCGGAGGCATAGCCTCGTTTATGAACCAGCTCTATGAAGGGCGGGAAGAAGACACCGGTTTTATTCATATGTATGACCCGGCGGCTATTCCTGATCTGGCGGCGGAACTGTATCCGGGAGATAGGGATCTGGCCGCGATTCCTCTGACAGAGACCGACAGGCTGGCTTCATTGTCTTTCGATGCAGCCGTCATTCATTATTATGGATTGTCTTTCGTCCTGGATGAGTCGATTTTGCAGGGGAGGCCTCTGATATATGTTGTACATTCGGTGCCAACAACGGAGCCGTTTGCCCTGGAAGCGCCGTTTGGTGATAACGCAGATGTACAGACTCAATTTGAACGGTGCCTTTTTCGCGCGAATGCAATCGTTTGCGTTAGCCTTGCTGAAGCAGATAAGCTCGCGACGTTGTATCCGGATATGCAGCCCAAAATCAGAGTCATTTCCAATGGAATGAGCTTCAGCAATACAGGGGAGCTAGTACGGGACATTCGTTGTGAGCGGAAGGTGTTCGGATTCTTGGGCCGGATGGACTACCGGAAGGGGTTGCTGGATTGTGTCAAATCCTTCCGGGACGTTGACGGGGAACTTCGGGTGGCGTGCGGCAGGGAGGATCCCCAGCATCTTAGCGAGATATTGTTATATCGGGAGGCAGCCGGACTGACCGAGAAGGTCAAATTTTACGGCTGGTGCCAAGGTGCGCGGAAGCAAAGCTTTTTGCAGTCTTTGGACGCATTAATTGTTCCATCGTTGTATGAACCCTTCGGGTATGTGGTGTTGGAAGCCATGGACGTGGGCGTTCCTATCCTATGTAGCAAACGCGGAGGAATTGCGGAAATTGTGGGTAACTATCGTTTCCAGTTTGATCCCTATGAGAAAGGTGCGCTCGAGGCGGCGATTCGCGACTTTCAGGAAGCTGACGAGGATGTACTGAGGGAAGAATTATCCGGATTGCAGCGGCGTAAACCTTATTTCACATCGGAACGGATGCGGAAGGCCTATGGGGATTTAGTGAAGGAGGTGACAGCCGGCACGCAATAA